From Anopheles arabiensis isolate DONGOLA chromosome 3, AaraD3, whole genome shotgun sequence, a single genomic window includes:
- the LOC120903236 gene encoding uncharacterized protein LOC120903236, with protein MLQGCRMGRGDSGKAIPNLLYYRWDQASLHGINSSCEGCLKPNLHTHALDRLATRIPDDVSTPNATPVQGCHPFHFVDDRYRHLSARQMMPLQMNVEGATNKIQIYREHGGFRQEHDGRVTRLHLWTH; from the exons ATGTTGCAAGGATGCCGAATGGGCCGTGGCGATTCCGGCAAAGCCATCCCGAATCTCCTGTATTACCGGTGGGACCAAGCTAGCCTTCAtggcatcaacagcagctgtGAGGGCTGCCTGAAACCCAACCTGCATACCCATGCCCTTGATCGCCTTGCTACGCGGATTCCCGATGACGTTAGTACACCCAATGCAACTCCAGTGCAGGGATGCCATCCGTTTCACTTCGTCGATGACCGATACAGGCACCTTAGTGCACGCCAGATG ATGCCGCTGCAGATGAACGTCGAAGGAGCCACAAATAAAATCCAAATATATCGCGAACACGGTGGTTTTCGTCAGGAACACGATGGCAGGGTCACGAGACTACACTTATGGACACACTAA